One genomic region from Bacillus rossius redtenbacheri isolate Brsri chromosome 6, Brsri_v3, whole genome shotgun sequence encodes:
- the LOC134532582 gene encoding sulfotransferase 1C4-like: MSFPYEVRAVEEGLGRRLLRDFSGERTGFVQVGPARWLLPSKYERQAAGYRALPLRPDDVWVVTFPRSGTTCTQELAWLVDHDLDFDTARRVPLGERCPFLEFSCLLDREVKREVLAQNTDDARACAALLDEWDTPGYKLAALRDSPRHFKTHLPLSLLPPALLDTCKVLYVARNPKDVAVSYYHHNRLLTVQGYQGDFPAYWEYFQQDLLIGCPYWTHLAEAWENRNHPNMLFLFYEDISKDMEGSIAKVSDFLGKRLSPRLVAQLANHLHIDNFRNNPSVTAVFEIRGLVRQGEQGFIRNGKVGGNDGYFTPELNARANRWIRKNMLETGIQFPHVTL, from the exons ATGAGTTTCCCCTACGAGGTGCGCGCGGTGGAGGAGGGACTGGGGCGTCGCCTGCTGCGGGACTTCTCCGGGGAGCGCACGGGGTTCGTGCAGGTGGGGCCGGCCCGGTGGCTCCTGCCCAGCAAGTACGAGCGCCAGGCGGCCGGCTACCGCGCCCTGCCCCTGCGTCCCGACGACGTGTGGGTCGTCACCTTCCCTCGCTCGG GGACTACCTGCACTCAGGAGCTGGCGTGGCTGGTGGACCACGACCTGGACTTCGACACGGCCAGGAGAGTCCCCCTCGGGGAACGGTGCCCCTTCTTGGA GTTCAGCTGCTTGCTGGACAGGGAGGTGAAGAGGGAGGTGCTGGCCCAGAACACGGACGACGCACGGGCGTGCGCGGCGCTGCTGGACGAGTGGGACACGCCCGGCTACAAGCTGGCCGCGCTCCGGGACTCCCCGCGCCACTTCAAGACCCACCTGCCCCTCAG CCTGCTACCCCCCGCGCTGCTCGACACCTGCAAGGTGCTGTACGTGGCTCGCAACCCCAAAGACGTGGCAGTGTCCTACTACCACCACAACAGGCTGCTGACCGTGCAGGGCTACCAGGGAGACTTCCCCGCCTACTGGGAGTACTTCCAGCAAGACCTCC TGATTGGCTGTCCGTACTGGACTCACTTGGCCGAGGCGTGGGAGAACAGAAACCATCCCAACATGTTGTTCCTCTTTTACGAAGACATCAGTAAG GACATGGAAGGCAGCATCGCGAAGGTGTCCGACTTCCTGGGCAAGCGACTCAGCCCACGGCTGGTGGCACAGCTGGCAAACCACCTCCACATCGACAACTTCCGCAACAACCCGTCTGTGACAGCCGTCTTCGAGATCCGTGGCCTGGTCAGGCAGGGGGAGCAAGGATTCATACGTAACG GCAAAGTGGGCGGTAATGATGGCTACTTCACGCCAGAGCTGAATGCACGAGCCAATCGGTGGATACGCAAGAACATGCTGGAGACTGGCATTCAGTTCCCACACGTGACACTATAA